The following proteins are encoded in a genomic region of Amycolatopsis sulphurea:
- a CDS encoding metal-sensitive transcriptional regulator, translating into MTGYGSEREAYLKRLRRIEGQIRGLQRMVEQDKYCIDILTQVSAATKALQSFSLELLDEHLATCVVEAAAAGGEEADLKVREASDAIARLVRS; encoded by the coding sequence ATGACCGGTTACGGCAGTGAGCGGGAGGCCTACCTCAAGCGGCTCCGCCGGATCGAGGGCCAGATCCGCGGTCTTCAGCGCATGGTCGAGCAGGACAAATACTGCATCGACATCCTGACCCAGGTCTCCGCGGCGACGAAGGCCCTGCAATCGTTCTCCCTGGAGCTGCTCGACGAACACCTGGCGACGTGCGTCGTCGAGGCCGCGGCAGCAGGTGGCGAGGAGGCGGATCTGAAGGTCCGGGAGGCGTCCGACGCGATCGCCCGGCTCGTCCGTTCCTGA